Proteins from a genomic interval of Nitrospina gracilis Nb-211:
- a CDS encoding Lcl domain-containing protein: protein MTEQARFVDNGNGTITDHQLQLMWKKTDSFQDTKKWQNWFRGHEYMQIVNLERFGGFEDWRFPFEDEAFSLLELDKTNKDKYGDDIYLDPAFEPGSAGVTWTEDVKESAALVIQYEDGVKVWPSQYANLNMAVRLCRDLT from the coding sequence ATGACCGAGCAGGCCCGCTTCGTTGACAACGGAAACGGTACCATCACCGACCACCAACTTCAGTTGATGTGGAAGAAGACCGATTCGTTTCAAGACACGAAAAAATGGCAAAACTGGTTTCGCGGCCACGAGTATATGCAAATCGTGAACCTGGAACGGTTCGGCGGGTTCGAGGACTGGCGATTTCCGTTTGAAGATGAGGCGTTCAGCCTGCTGGAATTGGATAAAACCAACAAGGACAAGTACGGCGACGACATTTACCTCGACCCGGCGTTCGAACCCGGGTCGGCTGGTGTCACTTGGACGGAGGACGTGAAGGAATCCGCGGCGCTGGTGATCCAGTACGAGGATGGGGTGAAGGTGTGGCCCTCTCAGTATGCCAACCTGAACATGGCCGTCCGGCTGTGCCGGGATCTCACCTGA